ATGTTTCGTTGGGCTCTGGGAACTTTTCATGGATCACATCTCTGTGTTTACACATACCTGGCcgataaaaatgattttgattttgaggtAATGAAAATCATCTTTACTTGTGTGTCTTGTATATTTAAGAagtcaaactaaacaaaacaaataataataactttatttatatagcacctagagttttacaaagtgctttacagagcagtaGACCCAACAGAAGGCAACACAGTGTAAGAACGTGTGACACTGCATACTGACAGATtcaaagataataaaagaaattattTAAGGACGATTAATAAACATAGAAAATTTAATAgtgaaaagatttttaaaaattaaatgataaaaataaagtgaaaagataaaaaagataaaaattttgaaaaattaaaataaatgcaaataaatataaatatatatataaaattaaatagatgaaaaaaaagtttcaaaaaaagataaaaataaaaaatacaaataaaaaatagataaaaaaaattaaaatagttaaaaataaaaaatagataaaaatagaaattacaaataaataaaaatataaaaataaataaaaatagatacaaaaaatagattaaaaaaatataaaaatagattcaaaataaaaaataaatagcatcACAAAAAGATTATAAtcatataatacataatatttgTGGTcaattttttaacatttttttaaacagccaTTGAACCAAACAATACTTGATTACAAGCtaaattaataaagttaatCACCTCTAATGACCTTTAATTGTCTGCAGTGACACGTGTTCGCCTGCAGGCGGCACCGTCCAACGTTTGTTGAGTCTGCTCCGCCCACTTTGCCCCGTCAGCCAATAGTAGGCCGTCTACGCTAGAACAGAAActtccttcaaaataagagcattcGCGTTTGAATCAACGCTACCTTCCCTTCTAAAGGAAGACGCGTGCTTTTATTTCGACACGCGTTTATACGTGGGGTGTTGTGGCCGGAAGTGGCTCGCTGTCAGCTTCGTGTCGTGGACGTAGCAGCAACAATGGCGGCTCCCAGCAGGAAGCAGACGCTCCGGTTCCTGAGCCAGCTCGGGGCTTTTATTCTGACCCGGTTCGGGTTCTGGAACTGCTTCAGCATGCTGATGCTGTTCGCTGAGCGCGCGGACTCTAAGAGGTAAACATGAACGAGGCTATCTGAGCTACCTGAGctagcagcagctgcagacatgTGCAGAGTTTGGATCCACAGCTGCTTCTTGTTTAGTCTGCTCTGTCATTTACTCCAGCTTTAATCTGGGCACTGTTTCAGTCTGTGGCCTCACTCTGAGCAGCCACTCCTCTCTGATGATCCTTTAattacagcagctctgtggcATCACCTGACATTCCTGCAGAGCCAGTTCATTTCAGCTGGTTCattaacttcaactttatttatttatagagcagctttcacacagatctgtaaagtaaaaacagaagtaacagttcttaaggtaacagagcagctgcatgaaaaactacagatgagaagaagagtaaaaacaacaaggaaacaaataaataaaaagaaaaattaagacctataaGGTAACAAGCATAATTTAATAacagctgcagtaaaagtagataagacctgtacagtgaataagtaccagagataaaagtaacagggagtgatcaggacatgCAAACTCCAGGTAAGCTCCAGGTAAACTCCAGGTAAACTCCAGGCTAAAGAGttatgtcttaagttgttttttaaaaatgtccctcagatccacaggCAGACTGTTCAGATGCAGAGGATCTTAAGGATTATCATTCATGTTTGGGTTTAATTAGATTGTTAATTAGgggatttttttaattagtacAAAAAGTTGATCATGTTTCtccattttattgatttatttagttatcctcactgtttacatttagtctgtTGCATATAAatctgtatatactgtatactcaGCAGTCGTTTACCCAGTTTACaaatatagatagatacacaTGTCCATATATAATCTGTATTTATGCAAATaatagttatttttatgtttaaaaaaaaaaccctaatcatttcaagtctgcacttaaacccacctgtttaaaatcccatctgatttagttgcattgtcctattctaacctgtttttaatgttgtattcttgtaatttgatatgtttatggttctttttgtttgtttctgttatttgctgtctactctcatttattgtaaggtgtccttgagTGACAGAACagcacctatgaaataaaatgtattattataattattactacctgtcatgtcccttgtcttttaaactaCTTATGTCtgtacctgtatgtacaattgaGAGCTGCAGtcacacctggccaataaagtgactctgattctgatttaaagGTCCGGTCTTAAAGTTTAGGCCACAGAATATGCttagaaattatgttttcattagtgtgtaatcgtctacaaataataattgttatgaGTTTATTACCTCAgattagaatgaaccttttatttcttcctcctctgtacTGTAACACTGGCTCTAGACTTTTGCGTGTTTCGTGGCCTGCTTAGATTCTCCTACATGGTAGGAAAGCGAAATCTTAGACACTGCTCCTTCAAACAGATGTTTGACAGCTGTTTTAGGTCCTTTTGGGACGTTGTTTTGGGGTTGGCTGATGAATAAACTTATCCAGGATGGATGCTgaataaattttatttaaagctttgtttctttgtcgTCTCCAGGAAGCCGGACATCCACGTCCCGTACCTGTACGTCGACATGGGGGCTGCAGTGCTCTGCGCCAGCTTCATGTCATTCGGCGTGAAGAGGAGGTGGTTCGCGATGGCCGCCGCCATACAACTCGCTGTCAGCACTTACGCTTCGTATATCGGAGAACAGGTGCACTACGGGGACTGGCTGAAGGTGAGTCAccgtctgtgttttttttatcagagaGATTGATTGTAGCAGAAGCTCACAGCTTTGAACTGTGTCACCCTGCAGGTACGGATGTATTCCAGAGCGCTGGCCATCATCGGAGGCTTCCTGGTTCTGGCCAGCGGGGCGGGCGAGGTGTACCGACAGAAAGCTCGCAGCAGATCTCTGCAGTCTACTGGACAAGTTTTCCTGGGAGTCTACCTCATCTGCGTGGTGAGACCTGTAGATTATTTTTACGTGGACGGGCTCGTTACATTTCAGCCGAAATGAGAGTGACACGAGagtcagagaaaacattttattgaaggTCCGGTGTGTTCCACATCTCTGTCACCCTCACACATGAACTGAcactttgactttggactctgGAGCCGACAGGATTAAAATCGTTTTAATGTCCGGGCCAGCTGATTCAGACATTTGCATACCGACATACAGCTCCTCCACGTAACGCCTCGATaagagcagagctgcagttgcatgtgtggaggaggagaacatcttgttttcaggtgattaaattCTCATGGAAACATATTTCTAAAtatcatatactgtagataGAGCCGGTTAAATCTCACACTTGGACCTTTTTATGatgctttttcttgttttggacTGATGCTCAGACAAAAGAGACATTTCAAGGCGTCGCCTCAGGCTCATCGAGATAATCAAGATAGTAACATGTAGATTAATTAGTCATGATTTCAGCTAGAAATActtgttagttagttagttgggGTCATCTGGAGCTCAGTCCATCTGGAGCTCAGTATGGAGTGTGGACTAGTGGCTGTAGAGGTGCAAGGTCACCTCCTTGCCACTGCCAAGGTACCAGAGTCCAGTGTAGTTTTAAGTAACGCAGTACCACTTTCTCTCCACTAGGTGTACTCCCTCCAGCACAGCAAAGAGGACCAGCAGGCCTATCTGAACCACATCATCGGAGGAGAGATCACCCTGATGCTGCTGGAGGTGCTGTTCGGTGTCCTGGCTCTGGCCTTCCTCTCCGGCTGTTACATCCGGCTGGCGGCTCAGATCATGGCCACCGTCCTGCCTCTGGTGATCCTGCTCATCGACGGCAACCTGGGCTACTGGCACCACACCCGCAAGGTGGAGTTCTGGAACCAGATGAAGCTGATAGGACACAACGTGGGCATCTTCGGCGCCGTGCTGATCCTGGCTACAGACGGTTGAAACAGATGACTTTCACAGACCTGAAGCGTCCGTCTGCGCGGGATGAGATTGTCTCAACGCTGCCGTCGCTTAGTGACCTCTCAGGGTCCAAACACTCCGAGCTGAGACTGTTGGATGTAAGCAGCGTCGACTGTCTTTGCTTTTGCAAGAaatagagggggaaaaaaaaaacgagagctTCCTTTGTCGcagtttaataatttattgaGACACACGTTtacatttttgtctctgttaACGCTCTGAAACACGACACTGAGTATTAGTACTTTATACCTACAAGGAAACGACCCTCTGCTTCAGACATGATCAGCAGTTTGATAATGTTTTTCAGTATATGATTAAAATATTTCACGAATAAAGGGAAACTGAAGATTTAACTTATGTGGTATTGTCTATGAAATGGGAGCTGTACGTTTGGTAATAaactttcattcatgtttttattaaataactCAGTTTAGTTACAAGATAGGGCGCAAAATGACAGATTACTGTTCATTCTTAAGTATTTTAAAGCTTAATATCCTGTTGTTATGCAGCGTTGTTTAGCTCcgttggtagagcatccgtcCCATGTACGAAGGGTTTGATTCTgacctgcatgtcattccccatctctctctccccacattcctgtcactacttcagctgtctctgtcaaataaaagcttgaaaagctTTAgcagagatggggaatgacgtGCAGCAAAGGGTCACAGGTCGGAGTCGAACCCTGGGtggctgcagcaaggactgagccttcgtacatggggagGATtttctaccaactgagctgaacAACCCAATGATACTCTTAACTTTGATAATCTACGAGCTCTCTCCAGTGTTGCACAGGGCAAAAAGCTGAATGTAACTGCTGCCTCGTGGATGAATGAGCGTTTGTAAATCAAAGATCTGGGATTGTCCACAAAGCTAAAACTAATGCAATAAAATCCAACCTTTGTGGAGGACGGAGTGTGCATCCTACGTACGAAGGCTCGGTTTTTACTGGATTTGACTCCTGAGGCCTTTTGTCTTCCCGTCTCCGTTCAAACTCCTCCATACAGTTGAATCAACAGCATGGACTGTTGTATTACACAGCATTAGTTTTAGATTTGCTACTAAATGAGACACTATTTTCTTGATGCAGCTGTTTCGGTGTAGatgttaaataaagattttaatgtAGTTAAACCTGtcaggtttttatttgtttgttgttttgtcgtGTTAGTAAAGAGGCTACAGGTGAAATATGTATccgagtttgtcagaccaaagaagaaagtgttgttaACCAGTTTGAATGctaaaaaatatcaacaagtttatgaaattaggtaaCAAAATCAGGTAGAAAtaaattctcagctccaggactgtggggggaaacactgagctgagatgaattaatctctatctcactgctcagggtggcctcagtgtgtcatcgagccaccctttaaggaccgcccacaaaatcctggactgaaaatgaaagtcTTTCCACGTGTTTCCAGCAAGAAGACTTTCAGCTCCTACAAGAAAGATCAGGACAAGATTAGAGGAAGAGCTAGATGGGTTTTAGAGATGTCAACTGCTGATGGGAACTTCAAAAATGTTTGAAGACTCACTCACATTTCTAAAAATCAGTAAATTAAATCATGTATCTCTCAGGGTTTAAAGGTCAATTTTCTTTGGACGTTGTTGGACAATAAGGAGATCCATAGACCGTGTGGTCTGAGGCCTGGATGAAACACGATATTTTGTGGTTAGCGACAATCTATTATGCAACAACGTCCAATAGTCCCGGAGCTCCTGGTCATGAGTAAAACACATCatttttcttgtctgtctgaCTCCGAGTCACTCGCACTTTGTTTGTTCTTACGGTTGTGCTCTGCTTTGACCAGGGCGCCAATCACAGCGAGCATCAcggtgatggtgatgacgagCACTGATGCTGTCTCGGTGATGCACAACCGACTGTCCAGCGACGCCAAAGAGCTCCCGGCGTGCTGGGCAGGAGCCCGGCAGATGATGTCCTTGTAGTCGTACACATGCAGATGTCGAACACGCTGGATCTTGGCGAAGACGCGCTGCAGCTCACAGTCGCAGGTCCAAGGGTTGGAGGACAGGTGAAGAtgggtggtgctggtggtggcggtggtcTGCAGCTTCAGGAAGGTCTTGAACCTGATGTTCTGCAGCTGGTTTCCCTGAAGATCCAGCAGAGTCAGACTCCACAGTGGAGCCAGAGCTCCCGCCTCGATCGCCGAGATGTTGTTGTGGCTGAGCAGCAGCACCTCCAGGCGTTGCTGCCGGACCAGCAGGCCGTCTTTGAGCACGTTCAACCTGTTTCCCTCCAGGTTGAGGTGGCTCAGTCGAGACAGGCCGCTGAAACCTCTGACATCCATCGTCCGGATGCGGTTGTAGCTGAGGTCCAGTTTCTTCAGGTTCTCGAAATCACTCAATGAAGTTGGGTCCAGGTGCTGCAGAAGGTTGTGGTCCAGCCGGAGCTCCTGAAGGGAGGACAGACTCTGAGAGAAGTCCTGAGGGAGGCCACGCAGACGGTTAAAACTCAAGTCCAGCCTCTCCAGAAACTGAAGCGAGGACAgagactgaaacaaaacatcagacatcaacattttactttttactctaCTCAAAGAATCGATTAGTCAGTtgacaaaaaatagttttaataatCCGTCAAACCTTTGAAAAATTTTAGTTATTTGTCAAGAAGAAATGCaaacatttccatttgttttagtttgctGAAGTACTGCACTTGAGTACTTCAATTTGAAGTACTTGTACTTCTTCTACATGATACTTCACTTCCATGTCTGACAGCAAAACTTAattttacggtaaaaaactggcagctgtggttgtcaAAATTTCAATGATTATGGTATAACTTCTTCTAGTATTAcggtattagtacttttatttCACGTTTCAGGCGTTTTAATCCATATTTTACTAGTTTTACCGTCAAAAGAAACTGTTTCgacatgaaaatacattaaatattagtgttttactgtcatttaaaatactttattctgtgtgAATTCCCTCAAAATGCCGTATGAATAAAAGTTTTGTCAGGAGTTACTTTACAGAACATTTGAAGAGCTTCTGGGAAAATAATCATGAACCATGATTAAATGAATTAGTTGCGGTCCTGTataacagtaaaacaataaaatcctgcttttacattcatgcatgaataataataaaatctaatatcagagcatatttttctttgtgtactTTTCCTGATTATACTTCCAATGCAGGGCGTTTACTACTTTGCAGTGTGGTATTGATACTTATATTTgagtaaaagatctgaatacttcaCTCCACTTCTCGTTTTATGTCATCGTAaattaaaaatctttattttggactgttgtttaGACAAAATTAGCAATTTGAAGACGTCACTTTGAGAACATCTCACATTTTATACACTGAACATTTAATTGATAAATCAAAAGTAATACTTAAATTCTTCGTAGGTTATATACATAAACAGAAATCAGTTCTGCATCattacatctgtttttttggtaCCTGTGGCTGCAGAGTTTGGATGCTGTTGTTGGACATCAGCAGGATCTTCAGTGACCACAGCCCCATGAAGGATCTGCTGTGGACCTCCGTCAGCTTGTTCCCGCTCAAGTCCAGCAGCCAGGTGCTGTGTGGGACACTCGTGGGGACCCAGACGAGACCTCGAGAACGGCAGTCCACCAGGTCGGAGGATTCGTAGCAGAGACAGTGGCTGGGACACAGCTTGAAGCTCGGCACCGTGCTCAGGAGAAAcggcagcatcagcatcaggcAGAACATCGTGTTTTATTCAGAGCAGACTCATCACTCCCATCCTGTCCTGCAATGTTTCTTGCTCCAATGATACTGATGTCATTTCATTAAATTCCCTGAGAGCTTACATTGAATATTCCTGATTAAATTAGAGATTAAGGGCTTAAACAGATCGTCGCCACATCAGGGGAACAAACCTCAGTCTGTTTGGACACTTTCCTGAAATAAGGATTTACATCTGCTGAGttatttttaagtgtttctgcatcactttacacacacatggattttttaaataagtaaatCCTTGAGTTAATTATGAGACTTTTTCTGTCCCAGTATAAAGAAAATGATCTAGAAATTAATTCAGAGTATCTTTTGCTCTGTTATTTGGCAGAAATATTCACTGCTTTGATATTTAACATTCGATTAAACCCTTTCTGAGCATCAGAAGCGTCtcatatgtgaatattttcatttgttttgcgCTCTATGAACTCAAAATTTTGAGGTTTAAGTTCTGATCGTCAGACAAAACTCGACATCTTGACTTCAGGATATTTTTCCACCATTTCACAGACAAATCTGATTGATCAGTAGTTAAAATTATAACTTACAGATCTACTTTTAATCATCAGAGGACAAACTACCATCAATCCACGAGCCTACCTTCAATTTTTAGGAAGTATTCCCCAGATACAGACGATAAACTACATCTTTTAATAAAAGATTTCACACCACTGATTTTCTGTCAAGTGCTCTTTGTCACCCAGAGGACAGCAGTAAACAGCACGAGGAGAGCTTTAGAGAAACCAGAGGCttaagacatttaaataattaactttAACAGTGACACGGAGGCATCACAATCACGCTCCCTGACAAGAAACCCGAGCAGCGATCTGCTGGACGATGTGGCAGCCGGGCGCGTCAGTTTAGGACGACAATGTCAAgttcttaaaaacaaaccagaaataTGCAAGATTTGTGTTTTCGCCTTAAATATGACACAGAGTCGACACATTTCCCACCCGTTATCTCGGGggttaaaaccaaaaaaagtgaTTGCACgtcatgtttgtaaaaaaaaaaatcaaaaatatcaaaaagttGTTCAAAATTACAGTATTACAGTCAgaatttttgttacttttattttagaaaatgtcCTTTAAAGTGTGGCATTTCAAGTCACATTTagtttaaaatacagaaaatacagacaGTAGAACATGGATACAGCAAAAAAGGGAccaatgacagaaaataaagctAACAAGCCTTTCTGACTGCTCtagttttctctttttgaaaTGGAACTGAAGGCAAAAGGAAGGAGggcggaaaaagaaaaaggtttcaGGGACAGGGGGGAGGAGTGGGGGCAGAATGAGACAAGTTAGTTAAGGAAACTATGGTTGCTTTATGGTTCATGTTTAAATTATTCTTTATAAAGTCTAATTTAAGATTTaatctttcctctttcttttttgtctttttcatttaaattgtattttgatCTTCTGGATCCAGGGCCCTCAGCGCTCCTCCTTGTGGTCTCAGACTGAGGACAAGGAATGCCGACTTAGTCTGGCAGTGGGAACAGAACCACCCGCGTCGCCTTCCCCGGCCGACCCACACTGCCAACTCAAGAAGATAAAGTGGAGTCcttctgtgtttgctgtgcttGTGAACGCTGCATGGACTTCTGACTTTCCACGTCTCTAAAATGTTTCTCGACCTGCGGAGACGAAACAACACTTTGTGAAAAATAGTGGACATCGGTTCTGTGGAAAAACATCTCTAAACCGCCTGGAGGAGCCCGGTAACACTTTGAGGGTTTGAATCAGAGTTGACAGTGAGTTTGACAAatctcaaaataaattaaacacaaacagtttggaTTCatgcaggtggagcaggtgtgGGGCTGAGAAAGGAAGCGAGGGTTCGACCTTCCCTCTCACTTTTCATGTCACGTGCACGACAGAAAGAATGAAGCGAGTCTGAAACGGTTCTCAGGCTTTCATATTTAAAACCCAGCGTGACCGCTGGAAGAACTAGAATCACTGGTTGGACGACACATTGTACAAACTAGTCTGTTTCAGGCATCCTCCGTGTCACATAATTACAACTCCGCTGACTATTTCCACCCACGAAACCGACAGACCGCTGCGTGTGTGACCTTGGCCTGACTTTACGTCTGGTCGGGTGACGTTGCGTGAAGCTACGCCAGGAATTATGTGATTTCACCAAAGGCTGGTTTTTAAGTGTTGGCAGAGATTTAGATTCAGTTACGATGACGTCACGATGCTACACATCGTTATAGTCAATATTTGCGGCATCTAAAAGGACCACCAcgacacacgtgtgtgtgtgtgtgtatcgccGGTGAAATATTAAGAAATGAAAGCATACTTACTATTTTCCGTACATGGCTTAACGCGCTCCCCTCTTTGCCTTTGCAGTTCTCAACCTGGTAAGGCGGCGAGATTACGACGTCGTCCATCACAATAATGTTCTTCTCCTGCCATTTACAGTCTTTgatgctgcagagacaaaacacagtgaACGTCATCTCACCTGTGGCTCAAAGTCGCTTTGACTCGTTTCAAACATTTagcttcattttctttgttatgACGGCTGAACGCAGCATCCATGTGACTATT
The nucleotide sequence above comes from Larimichthys crocea isolate SSNF chromosome XVI, L_crocea_2.0, whole genome shotgun sequence. Encoded proteins:
- the tmem101 gene encoding transmembrane protein 101, coding for MAAPSRKQTLRFLSQLGAFILTRFGFWNCFSMLMLFAERADSKRKPDIHVPYLYVDMGAAVLCASFMSFGVKRRWFAMAAAIQLAVSTYASYIGEQVHYGDWLKVRMYSRALAIIGGFLVLASGAGEVYRQKARSRSLQSTGQVFLGVYLICVVYSLQHSKEDQQAYLNHIIGGEITLMLLEVLFGVLALAFLSGCYIRLAAQIMATVLPLVILLIDGNLGYWHHTRKVEFWNQMKLIGHNVGIFGAVLILATDG
- the LOC113747814 gene encoding insulin-like growth factor-binding protein complex acid labile subunit yields the protein MFCLMLMLPFLLSTVPSFKLCPSHCLCYESSDLVDCRSRGLVWVPTSVPHSTWLLDLSGNKLTEVHSRSFMGLWSLKILLMSNNSIQTLQPQSLSSLQFLERLDLSFNRLRGLPQDFSQSLSSLQELRLDHNLLQHLDPTSLSDFENLKKLDLSYNRIRTMDVRGFSGLSRLSHLNLEGNRLNVLKDGLLVRQQRLEVLLLSHNNISAIEAGALAPLWSLTLLDLQGNQLQNIRFKTFLKLQTTATTSTTHLHLSSNPWTCDCELQRVFAKIQRVRHLHVYDYKDIICRAPAQHAGSSLASLDSRLCITETASVLVITITVMLAVIGALVKAEHNRKNKQSASDSESDRQEK